In Papaver somniferum cultivar HN1 chromosome 1, ASM357369v1, whole genome shotgun sequence, a genomic segment contains:
- the LOC113291981 gene encoding uncharacterized protein LOC113291981, which translates to MFDCCSISDAHHRARQVEKQVGRRSSNWGNNVASSPTSNRSTSTTSTVNKPNSVSTPSKTPISYFGGKCNKCGETWHKGTDCRKVERVNKVLFNEDNREEDDWVPEYDEYPEDDSEPSDEVVTGVNFVARRSFLTPRTDEDDNWLRNNIFQSTCTIEGKVCRLVINPGSCENIIDEEVVKWFRLETKAHPHPYKLSWLKKGNEVKVNKCCLVSFSIGNKYKDKIWCDITSMDACHLLLGRPWEFDRKTSHDGHKNTYSFLWNDVRIVLVPSKEIAPKPSTGQTTNLLSFKQFEVEAEDAGELYVLISKDQQPDESSIPIAAQPLIKEFIDVFPNELPDELPPLRDIQHHIDLIPGSSLPNKAHYRMSPREHEELRRQVEELLQKGLIRQSLSPCAVPALLIPKKDGTWRMCVDSRAINKITVKYRFPIPRLDDLLDQLCGAKVFSKLDLKSGYHQIRIREGDEWKTAFKTREGLYEWMVMPFGLSNAPSTFMRIMNQVLRPFIGTFVVVYFDDILIYSVDMNMHFQHLREVLSTLRREKLFAAIKKCSFMTDQILFLGYVVTKDGIKVDDSKVEAVRNWTTPTTLHEQAI; encoded by the exons ATGTTTGACTGTTGTTCTATATCGGATGCACATCATAGAGCAAGGCAGGTAGAGAAACAAGTGGGGCGTAGAAGTTCAAATTGGGGTAACAATGTAGCATCTTCCCCAACAAGTAATCGTAGTACGTCAACAACTAGTACTGTTAACAAACCTAATTCGGTTTCGACCCCAAGTAAAACTCCAATCAGCTATTTTGGAGGCAAGTGTAATAAGTGCGGTGAAACTTGGCACAAAGGCACTGACTGTCGCAAAGTAGAACGtgtgaacaaggttcttttcaatgaagacaatcgtgaagaagatgattgGGTACCTGAATATGATGAGTATCCAGAGGATGACTCTGAACCTAGTGATGAAGTAGTTACAGGAGTGAACTTTGTAGCAAGAAGAAGTTTTCTCACTCCACGTACAGATGAGGACGACAACTGGTTACGTAATAATATATTCCAGTCGACATGTACGATCGAGGGGAAAGTTTGTCGTTTAGTTATTAATCCTGGAAGTTGCGAGAATATTATTGACGAAGAGGTCGTGAAATGGTTTAGGCTGGAAACCAAGGCACATCCGCATCCATATAAACTTTCTTGGCTTAAGAAAGGGAATGAGGTGAAAGTAAACAAATGTTGTTTGGTTTCTTTTTCGATTGGtaacaaatataaagataaaatatggtGTGACATTACTAGTATGGATGCTTGTCACTTGTTGTTGGGTCGACCATGGGAGTTTGACAGGAAAACTAGTCATGACGGGCATAAAAATACCTACAGCTTTTTATGGAACGACGTACGTATAGTACTTGTACCCAGCAAAGAAATTGCACCTAAACCATCTACCGGACAAACTACCAATCTCTTGTCGTTTAAGCAGTTTGAAGTTGAGGCAGAAGATGCAGGAGAACTGTATGTGTTGATTAGCAAAGACCAACAGCCGGATGAAAGTAGTATCCCTATTGCAGCTCAACCTTTAATTAAGGAATTTATTGATGTTTTCCCTAACGAGTTGCCAGACGAGCTACCACCTCTCCGGGATATACAACACCATATTGATCTCATCCCTGGATCAAGCTTGCCAAACAAAGCGCATTATAGAATGAGTCCTAGGGAGCATGAAGAACTTCGTcgtcaagtggaagagttgttaCAGAAAGGTTTGATCCGACAGAGCCTAAGTCCTTGTGCTGTACCGGCCTTGTTGATTCCAAAGAAAGATGGAACGTGGAGAATGTGTGTTGACAGTCGAGCCATCAACAAAATCACAGTAAAATACCGTTTTCCAATTCCTAGATTGGATGACCTGCTAGATCAGTTGTGTGGAGCGAAGGTGTTTAGCAAACTCGACTTGAAGAGTGGGTACCATCAGATCAGAATTCGAGAAggtgatgagtggaaaacagcttTTAAGACTCGAGAAGGGTTATATGAGTGGATGGTTATGCCGTTTGGATTGTCCAATGCGCCTAGTACATTCATGCGTATAATGAATCAAGTTCTCAGGCCCTTTATCGGTACTTTTGTGGTCGTTTATTTCGACGATATTCTTATTTATAGTGTTGATATGAACATGCATTTTCAACATCTTCGAGAAGTGCTTTCAACTCTACGTCGGGAAAAATTATTTGCAGCCATCAAGAAGTGTTCATTCATGACTGACCAAATTCTATTTCTCGGCTATGTCGTAACCAAGGATGGAATAAAGGTAGATGATTCCAAGGTTGAAGCTGTAAGAAATTGGACCACACCCACTACACTGCACGAG CAAGCCATTTGA
- the LOC113328101 gene encoding uncharacterized protein LOC113328101 isoform X1 codes for MVELCKECAMAIMEWKPEDDTSLYMLFRRSMRAAGGLCMKFVIFIESCRERRSHANGIFPGLEFKVVAIEESSRVGARCFYIDQDMDVTLQQLCKVSSFYWLWSAYSTGVRGEAKFTRSFVQEIHSFQKELSPEILRR; via the exons ATG GTTGAGCTGTGCAAGGAATGTGCCATGGCGATCATGGAGTGGAAACCTGAAGATGATACATCATTGTACATGTTGTTCCGCAGATCCATGAGAGCTGCAGGTGGACTGTGCATGAAGTTTGTTATCTTCATTGAGAGTTGCCGGGAGCGCCGGTCGCATGCAAATGGTATTTTTCCAGGCCTGGAGTTCAAGGTA GTTGCAATCGAAGAATCTTCTAGAGTAGGAGCAAGATGTTTTTACATCGATCAAGATATGGAT GTTACTCTTCAGCAATTATGTAAAGTATCCTCTTTTTACTGGCTTTGGAGTGCATATAGTACTGGAGTAAGGGGTGAAGCCAAATTTACAAGATCCTTTGTGCAGGAAATACATAGCTTTCAGAAAGAACTTAGTCCAGAGATT TTAAGGCGATGA
- the LOC113328101 gene encoding uncharacterized protein LOC113328101 isoform X2, whose protein sequence is MVELCKECAMAIMEWKPEDDTSLYMLFRRSMRAAGGLCMKFVIFIESCRERRSHANGIFPGLEFKVAIEESSRVGARCFYIDQDMDVTLQQLCKVSSFYWLWSAYSTGVRGEAKFTRSFVQEIHSFQKELSPEILRR, encoded by the exons ATG GTTGAGCTGTGCAAGGAATGTGCCATGGCGATCATGGAGTGGAAACCTGAAGATGATACATCATTGTACATGTTGTTCCGCAGATCCATGAGAGCTGCAGGTGGACTGTGCATGAAGTTTGTTATCTTCATTGAGAGTTGCCGGGAGCGCCGGTCGCATGCAAATGGTATTTTTCCAGGCCTGGAGTTCAAG GTTGCAATCGAAGAATCTTCTAGAGTAGGAGCAAGATGTTTTTACATCGATCAAGATATGGAT GTTACTCTTCAGCAATTATGTAAAGTATCCTCTTTTTACTGGCTTTGGAGTGCATATAGTACTGGAGTAAGGGGTGAAGCCAAATTTACAAGATCCTTTGTGCAGGAAATACATAGCTTTCAGAAAGAACTTAGTCCAGAGATT TTAAGGCGATGA